The Streptomyces sp. NBC_01439 genome contains the following window.
CTTCACGGCCCGCGTGTAGTCGTCCTTCGCCCCCTGCGTCACCTGACGGGCCCGCTCGGCGACCACCGGCGGCAGGTTGTCCGGGAGCTTCGTGTACTCCTGGCGGATCGCCGGGTCGGGCTCCGGGGCCTTCTGGAGCTGCTGGGCCGTCGGCTTCAGCAGCAGGCTGCGCACCATGTACTGGGCGCCCTGGACGTTCTGGAAGCGGTCCCGGCCCAGCTGGTCGCCGACCAGGGTCCGGCCGACCGGCTCGAACCGCCACTTGCCGCCGATGTTCACCGACGTCGCCGGATACGGCATGGGGAGGTAGCGCTGCGTGTAGTAGTCCGCCGCCGTGATGTTGGTGGTGACCTCGACCGCGGTGCCGCTGACCGGCGCGCGGAGCCCCGGCGGTGCCGGCAGCTCCTCCGGTACGTCGATCAGGGCCCGCCCGGAGGCCTCCCACTTGACGCCGTTGAACTCGTCCAGGGCCAGGATCCGCAGGTACTGGTCGCCCTGCTGCGGGCTGTTCGTCCGGTACTTGAGGATCACGCGGTTGTCCTGCGCGTTCAGGTTGCTCTGCAAGGAGACCAGCGGGTTGACCGCCGAGATCGTTCCGCCCGCACCGCCGCCGCTCTCCTCGTCCTCCTGCGTGCCGCCCAGCAGCCCGCCGCCGAGCGAGGGCAGCACGGCCGGCACCGCCAGCGCCAGGCCCAGGGTCACCGCACCGATCCGCCGCCCGAACTTCACGGGCGCCGTCGCCTGCCCGCCCGCCCCGTTGCCGAGGCCGGAGTCGGCGGCCCCCCGGCGCGGGGACGCGCCGAAGACGCGGCCCCACTGGGCGAGCCGGTCACGGCCCTCGGACAGCAGCAGCACCAGGTAGCCGGAGCCCGCGAGCAGGAAGGAGAACCAGGAGGCGTCACCGCCGCCCGCGAGCCCCGAGGCCACCGAGTACAGCGCCAGCAGCGGCAGCCCGGCCGCGGCGGCCGTGCGCAGGGTCACCGCCAGCGTGTCCACCAGCAGCCCGATCAGCAGCACGCCGGACACCAACAGCAGTTTGATGCCGTCCGTCAGCGGAGCCGGGATCGCGAACTCGCCCACGTCCCTGATGCCCTGACCGAACAGCGCGCCGAAGTCCGTCACCAGGTAGGCCAGCGGCCCGTCCCCGTGGGACTCGCCCTTGCCGGCGTAGAGGAACGCGAGCACCAGCAGCGACACCAGCGCCTGTGCGGCGACGGTCAGCGTCCGTGCCAGCGGCACCCGCCGGGCGCCGGCGCCCACCGCGCTCTGCACGGCGAGCAGCAGCGCCGCCTGGAGCAGCCAGGCCTGTGAGTCCACCAGCGGGTTCAGCGACCACGAGGTGAGCAGCGTCGCCAGTGCTGCGAACAGCGTCAGTTTCGCCCGCCCGCTCATTCCCGACCTCCGGAGGTTCCCGTACCGGCGCGCGCGGTCCCGGCCTGGCGCCACAGTTCGCCGAAGGCGACCCCGGGCGGAGCGGCCAGTGCCGTCCAGCCCGCGTCGCGCAGCCTGCGCAGCCGCTCTTCCAGCGGGGGCACGGCGTGCCCCGGAGCGGGCTGTCCGCCCCAGCTCGCGGAGTCCAGTACGAAGGCCACCGCGCCCGAGGTGCGCTGGCGCATCTGGGCGGCCAGTTCCGTCTGTACGTCGTCCAGGTCGCCGAAGAAGGCGATGAGGAGCCCGTCACCGCCGGCTCCGCTGAAGCCGCCGCTGCCACCGGAGCGCACCGCGTCGTAGGCGCGGGAGAGCCCGGCGCCGTCGGAGTGTCCGACGACCGCGAGGGTGTCCATCATCAGCCCGGCGGCCTCCGCGGACTCCTGCCCGCCGGAGGAGAATCCGCCGCCGCCCTCACCGGGCACCGAGCTGCCGGTGTCGGTGAGCAGCCGTGTGGAGAAGCCCTGTTCCAGGACGTGCACCAGGCTGGAGGCGGCGGCCGAGACGGCCCACTCGAAGGCGGAGTCGGGGCCGGCGCCGTCGAAGGCCAGGCGCCGGGTGTCCAGCAGGACGGTGGCCCGGCTGCGCTGCGGTTGCTCCTCGCGGCGGACCATCAGCTCGCCGTAGCGGGCGGTCGAGCGCCAGTGCACCCGGCGCAGGTCGTCGCCGCGCTGGTAGCCGCGGGGGATCACGTCGTCGTCGCCGGCCAGCGCGAGGGAGCGGCGGCTGCCGTCGCCGTAGCCGTTGGACTCGCCGGCCAGGCGGACGGGCGGGAGGGGCTCGGTGCGCGGGATGACGGTGAGGGTGTCGTAGGTGCTGAAGGAGCGGGTCAGCTCGACCAGTCCGAAGGGGTCGGACAGGCGCAGCTGGAGCGGGCCGAGCGGATAGCGGCCGCGCAGGTCGGAGCGGACCCGGTAGGACACCTCGCGGCGGCCGCCGGGCTCGACCCGGTCCAGGACGAACCGCGGGCGCGGGCCCAGGACGTAGGGCACCCGGTCCTGGAGCATCAGCAGGCCGGTGGGCAGTCGGGAGACGTTGTCCATGCGCAGCTGTACGCGGGCCTCGCCGCCCGCGGGGACCCGCCCCGGGCTGAGCCGGCGGCTGCCGGAGACCCGGAAGCGGGTGCGGTGGAGGGCGTAGACGCAGATCAGCGGCAGGAGGGCGAGCAGCATGCCGACCCGCAGCAGTTCGCCCTGGCCCAGGACGTACGCACAGGCGGCGGCGGCTATCCCGGCGGCCAGGAACGAGCGGCCGCGGGTGGTCAGCCCGGACAGCGACGCGCGCAGTCCGCCGCCGTCCCCCGGGCCGCCGGCGCCGCGCGGGGCACCGGCGCTCATCAGAAGCTCCGGGTGCCCGCGCCGGGCGGCATCTCGCCGCGGGCGTGCGCGGCCGGGACGGGAGTGCGCTGCAGGATCTCGCCGATGACCTGCTCGGCGGTGCGGCGGTTGAGCTGGGCCTGCGCGGTGGGCAGCAGCCGGTGCGCGAGGACCGGGGCGGCCAGGGCCTGGACGTCGTCGGGCAGGGCGTAGTCCCGGCCGGCGAGCGCGGCGGAGGCCTTCACGGCGCGCAGCAGGTGCAGGGTGGCCCGCGGCGACGCACCGAGCCGCAGGTCGGGGTGGGTGCGGGTGGCGGAGACCAGGTCGACGACGTAGCGCCGGACGGGCTCGGCCACGTACACCTCGCGGACCGCTTCGATCAGCTTGACGATCTCGTGGGCGTGCGCGACGGACGTCAGGTCGTCGAGCGGGGAGACCCCGCCGTGCACGTCGAGCATCTGGAGCTCGGCCTCGGGGCTGGGGTAGCCGACGGAGACGCGGGCCATGAAGCGGTCGCGCTGGGCCTCGGGCAGCGGGTACGTGCCCTCCATCTCTACCGGGTTCTGGGTGGCGACGACCATGAAGGGGCTGGGCAGCGTGTAGGTCGTGCCGTCGATGGTGACCTGGCGCTCCTCCATCGACTCCAGCAGCGCGGACTGGGTCTTCGGCGAGGCGCGGTTGATCTCGTCCCCGATGACGATCTGCGCGAAGATCGCGCCCGGCTTGAACTCGAACTCGCGGCGCTGCTGGTCGTAGATGCTGACGCCGGTGATGTCGGAGGGCAGCAGGTCCGGCGTGAACTGGATGCGCTGGACCGAGCAGTCGATGGACTTGGCGAGCGTCTTGGCGAGCATCGTCTTGCCGACGCCGGGCACGTCCTCGATCAGCAGGTGCCCCTCGGCGAGGAGCACGGTCAGCGCGAGGCGGACGACCTCGGGCTTGCCTTCGATCACGCTCTCGACCGACTGGCGCACCCGCTCCACCGTGCTGGTCAGATCCGCGAGGCTCGCTCGGTCGTCGTACGTCGTCACCTTGGTTCTCCTCGGCCCATTTCCAGGGCCGACGCCCTTGGCGCTTGAACCGGCCCACCCCGAAACACGGACACCGGTCCCGGGGGATCCCGGGAGGTGCCATCCCGCATTCTTGACGGCGTTACGGCCTCGTGTCACTCAAGAGCTGGGATCGATCTCCCGCAGGAGCCCGGTGTGCACATCGAAGACGAAGCCTCGCACATCGTCCTTGTGGGGCAGGAAGGGGTTCGTGCGGACCCGCTGCATCGACTGGCGAACGTCCTGGTCGACGTCCCGGAAGGCCTCGACGGCCCAGGCGGGACGCTGGCCGACCTCGTCCTCCAGCTCGTGCCGGAAGTCCTCGGTCAGGTTTTCGAGGCCGCAGCCGGTGTGGTGGATGAGTATCACCGTGCGGGTGCCCAGGGCCCGCTGGCTGATGGTGAGGGAACGGATCGTGTCGTCGGTGACCACACCGCCCGCGTTGCGGATCGTGTGACAGTCGCCGAGTTCCAGACCGAGGGCCTTGTGCAGGTCGAGGCGGGCGTCCATACAGGCCACGACGGCGACCTTGAGGACGGGGTGGGCGTCCATGCCGGGGTCGGAGAACTGCGCGGCGTACCGCTGGTTCGCCTCGACCAGCCGGTCGGTGACGGATCCGCCGACGGATGCCTCGGACGGGGACTCGGCAGGCAGGGATGCGGAAGTCGTCATGGGTACGACGGTAGTGGTCACGGCGGGGCACGGTCCTGCGTGAGAGCGGACAAAGAACGCCAACGAGCCTTGTTGTGAGCTAACCCACAGGGGTGGGCGCGAGGCGGCTGTTCGGGTGGTTCGCGTCATTTGTCGGTTCGCGTCGAGAGCCGCGCACGCCGCGCGGGGCGGTTCGTTGACCGCGGCGACCGTTGCACTAAAGTGACGCGAACCGGCCGGAGCCCGGCCCTGAACGGCCGCCCGGCCCCCGATGAACACTCCGCGTGCGCGGCGCGTACGTACGGCCCGGCCCTCTCCCGCTCACCGGCCGGCCGGCGCCACCTTCCCCGGCGCCGGTCGCGGATGCGGGGATCCGGTGGTGCGTACGCCTGCCGCGCCGTTATCTGAGAGGGCGCTTTGACTAGCGAGTCCCGACATGTCCCGGTGATGCTCCAGCGGTGCCTGGACCTGTTGGCCCCGGCACTGGAGAGGCCCGGGGCCGTCGTCGTCGACTGCACCCTCGGCCTCGGCGGCCACAGCGAGGCCCTGCTGACCCGGTTCCCCGAGGCCCACCTGATCGGCCTCGACCGCGACAAGGAGGCCCTGCGGCTCTCCGGCGAGCGGCTCGCGCCCTTCGGCGACCGGGCCACCCTCGTCCACGCGATCTACGCCGACCTCGCCGAGGTCCTGGACGGGCTGCGCATCCCGGCCGTCCAAGGCATCCTCTTCGACCTGGGCGTCTCCTCCATGCAGTTGGACGAGGCCGACCGCGGGTTCGCGTACGCCCAGGACGCACCGCTGGACATGCGCATGGACCAGACGACCGGCATCAGCGCCGCCGAGGTGCTCAACAGCTACGCGCCGGGCGAGCTGGTACGGATCCTGCGCCAGTACGGCGAGGAGAAGCAGGCCAAGCGGATCGTCTCGGCGATCGTCCGGGAGCGGGAGAAGGAGCCCTTCGCCAACAGCGCCCGGCTGGTCGAACTGATCCGTGACTCCCTTCCGCAGGCCGCCAAGCGGACCGGCGGCAACCCGGCGAAGCGGACCTTCCAGGCCCTGCGGATCGAGGTCAACGGGGAGCTCTCCGGGCTGGAGCGGGCCATTCCGGCGGCGGTGGACCGGATCGCGGTCGGCGGCCGGATCGCGGTGCTCTCCTACCACTCGCTGGAGGACCGCCTGGTCAAGCAGGTCTTCGCGGCCGGCGCGACCTCGACGGCCCCGCCCGGCCTGCCGGTGGTGCCGGAGAAGTATCAGCCGAAGCTGAAACTGCTCACGCGCGGCGCCGAACTGCCCACCGAGGAGGAGATCGCCGAGAACCGGCGGGCCGCCCCGGCCAGGTTCCGCGGCGTAGAACGCATCCGGGAGGCGCGACTGTGACCAAGGCCGGGAAGGTCGCCACGCTGACCCGTGGGCAGGCGGCCCGCCTCGGCCGGGCGCTCGGCGGCCGCCCGGCCCGCCCGCGTCCCGGCGGGCAGGCGGCCCGGATGCCGTTCGTGCTGCTGGTCGTGGCCCTGCTCGCCGGCGGCCTGATCAGCCTGCTGCTGCTGAACTCGGCACTGAACGAAGGCTCCTTCCAGCTCAGCAAGTTGCGGAAGGAAACCACCGCCCTCACCGACGAGGAGCAGGCGCTGCAGCGCGACGTCGACGCCTACTCCGCGCCCGACGCGCTCCAGCGCCGGGCACACGAACTGGGCCTGGTCCCCGGCGGCAGCCCGGTCTTCATCGGCCCGGACGGCAAGGTCGCGGGCAGCGCCGCGCCCGCCGAGGCCCCGCCGTCACCCACCCCGACCCCGGCTCCGCCGGCGGCCCCGGGCACCTCCCCGGCCGCACCCGCGGCGTCGGCCCCGGCCTCGCAGAGCCCGGCAGTCGCGCCCCCGGCCCAGCCCTTGCCACAGCAGCCCACCCCCAACCCAGGTCGGTGATGTCGTGACGCGGATCCCTGCGGGGCCGTTCCCCACCCCGCCCTTCCCCTCCCGGCCACCGCTGGGACGGGCCCCCGGTTCCCCCGGCGCGGCCCTGCCAGGGGCGGTGACCGCGTGAGCCCGCAGGAGCCGCCCCGGCGGCGGGTGCCCGGACCGGCCAGGCCGCCCCGTGCCGGCGACCGGGCCAGGGCCGGCGCCCGCCCGGCCCCGCGCCCGGCCTCGCGCCCGGCGACCCGGCGGCCGACGGGCCCCCGTACCCCGCACACGATCCGACTCGGCAGCCCGCGGCCCCGACTGCGCCTGGTCGGCGTCGGCCTGACCCTCGTCATGCTGGCCTTCGTGGTCCGCCTGCTCCAGGTCCAGGCCGTCGACGCCGCGGCGTTCTCCGCCGAGGCCTCCAAGAACCGCTACACCAGCGTCAAGCTGGCCGCCGAGCGAGGCGAGATCACCGACCGCCGGGGCGTGGCCCTCGCCACCAGCGTCGACGCGTACGACATCACCGCCGACCCGAAGATGTTCACCCCGCAGGACAGCAAGGCCCCGGACGCCCCGCAGCAGGCCGCCGCCCTCCTCGCGCCCATCCTCGGCAAGGACGCCAAGGAGCTCACCGAGCGGCTGAGCACCAAGAACTCCCGGTACGTCGTCCTCGCCCAGCGCCAGACCCCCCAGGTCTGGAACCAGATCAAGGACCTCAAGCGGGTCTTCGCGGACAAGGCGGCGGCCGACAAGCGGGGCAACGGCCCCGGCGCCAACGTCCTCGCCGGCGTGTTCAAGGAGACCAGCAGCAAGCGCGTGTACCCGAACGGCGACCTCGCCGCCGGGATACTGGGTTACGTCAACGCCGAGGGCAAGGGAGCCGGCGGCCTGGAGTCCTCCCTCGACAAGAAGCTGTCCGGCAAGGACGGCGAGATCACCTACGCCCAGTCCGGCGGCCGCCAGGTCCCCACCGCCGACTCCAACGAGAAGCCCGCCGTCCCCGGCGAGGACATCCAGCTGACCATCGACCGGGACATCCAGTGGGCGGCGCAGAGCGCCATCGCCGAACAGGTCCAGAAGTCCGAGGCCGACCGCGGCTACGTCATCGTCCAGGACACCCGCACCGGCGAGGTGCTCGCCATGGCCAACGCCCCGGGCTTCGACCCCAACGACCTGACCCGGGCCCGCTCCGCCGCCATGGGCAACGCCGCGCTCCAGGACGTGTACGAACCCGGCTCCACCGCCAAGGTCATGTCGATGGCCGCCGTGCTGGAGGAGAAGAAGGCCACCCCGGAGACCCGGGTCGAGGTCCCCAACCGGCTCCACCGCGGCGACCGGCTCTTCAAGGACGACATCGACCACCCGACCTGGTACCTGACCCTCAACGGGGTCCTCGCCAAGTCCTCCAACATCGGCACCATCCTGGCCACCGGCCAGCTCGGACCCACCCAGCCCGAGGCCAACGAGGTCCTGCACTCCTACCTGACCAAGTTCGGCATCGGTCGGCCCACCGGCCTGAACTACCCGGGCGAATCCCGCGGCATCCTCGCCGCCCCCAAGGACTGGTCCACCTCCCAGCAGTACACGATCCCCTTCGGCCAGGGACTCTCGCTCAACGCCATGCAGGCGGCCTCCGTGTACTCGACCATCGCCAACGACGGCGTCCGCATCGAGCCGACCCTGGTCCGCGGCACCAAGGGCCCCGACGGCCGCTTCACCCCGGCCCCGGCCCCCGAGCGGGACCGTGTGATCAGCCCGGAGACCGCCAAGACCCTCGCCGAGATGCTCGAATCCGTGGTCGACGACCAGGAGGGCACCGGAACCAAGGCGAAGATCCCCGGCTACCGGGTCGGCGGCAAGACCGGCACATCCAACCGGGTGGATCCGGCCACCGGCCGCTACAAGGGCTACACCGCGTCCTTCGCCGGATTCGCCCCCGCGGACAACCCGCGCATCACCGTCTACTGCGCCATCCAGAACCCCACGAAGGGCAGCTACTTCGGCGGCCAGATCTGCGGCCCCATCTACAAGAAGGTCATGGAGTTCGCGCTCAAGACCCTCCAGGTGGCCCCCACGGGAACCGCGCCCGCCGGGCTCCCCGTCACCTACGGCACCGCTACTCAGCCCGCCGAGCAGCCCGCCCCGCAGCCCAGTCCGCAGCCCGGCCAGTGACCCACAGCCAGGCCAGGCCCGCCAGAAAAGCGTGAGGCACCATCAGTGACAACCATCACCCCGAAACCCGGGAACCCGACGACCCCCGAAGCCGAGGCCGGGGCCTCACTTCGCGGGCGGCCCGCTGCGCCCGGTACGCTCACCGCCGTGTCCCACGCTGATCAGCCCAGAAACACCGAGAAGGCCCCGGCAACGCCGCCGGGAGCGCCCCGGCCCGCGTCCGCCAGCCCGAGCCCGCTGGGCGAGCTGGCCGCCCTGCTGGGCATCCCGGCGCCCGGCGCGGCGCAGATCACCGGCATCACGCACGACTCCCGTGCGGTCCGCCCCGGTGACCTGTACGCCGCCCTGCCGGGAGCCAGGACGCACGGCGCCGACTTCGCCGCCCAGGCGGCCGGTCTCGGTGCCGCCGCCGTGCTGACCGACCCCGCGGGGGCGGAGCGCGCCGCGGCGACCGGCCTGCCGGTCCTGACCGTCGACGACCCGCGCGGCCGGATGGGAGAGCTCGCCGCGGCGATCTACGGGCGCCCCGGTGAGGGCCTGCTCCAGATCGGGATCACCGGTACCTCCGGCAAGACCACCACGGCGTACCTCGTCGAAGGCGGCCTGCGCGCGGCGGGCCGGAGCACCGGACTGGTCGGCACCGTCGAGATGCGCATCGGCGACGAGCGCATCAAGTCCGAGCGGACCACCCCCGAGGCCACCGACCTCCAGGCCCTCTTCGCGGTCATGCGCGAACGTGGGGTCGAGGCCGTGGCCATGGAGGTCTCCAGCCACGCCCTGGTGCTCGGCCGGGTCGACGGCTGCGTCTTCGACGTCGCCGTCTTCAACAACCTGAGCCCGGAGCACATGGAGTTCCACTCCGACATGGAGGACTACTTCCAGGCCAAGGCGGGGCTCTTCACCACCCGCCGGGCCCGCCTGGGCGTGGTCAACCTCGACGACGAGTACGGCCGCCGCCTGGCCAAGGAGGCCACCGTCCCGGTCGTCACCTTCTCCGCCGCGGGCGACCCGGCCGCCGACTGGCGGGCCGAAGACGTCGTCACCGGCCACATGGACTCCACGCTGACGCTGGTCGGCCCCGAGGGACAGCGCGTGCGCGCCAAGGCCCCGCTGCCCGGCCCGTTCAACGTCGCCAACACCGTCGCCGCGATCGTCACGCTCGCCGCCGCCGGCATCGACCCGCAGACCGCCGCCGACGGCGTCGCCGCGGTCCCCGGGGTCCCCGGCCGGCTGGAGCGGGTGGACGCGGGACAGCCCTACCTCGCCGTCGTCGACTACGCGCACAAGACGGACGCCGTGGAATCGGTGCTGCGCGCGCTGCGCGAGGTCACCGAGGGCAAGCTGCACATCGTGCTCGGCTGTGGCGGCGACCGCGACACCACCAAGCGCGGACCGATGGGGGCCGCGGCCGCCCGGTTCGCCGACGTCGCCGTCCTGACCTCCGACAACCCGCGTTCCGAGGACCCGCTCGCGATCCTCGCCGCGATGTTCGAGGGCGCCGTGTCCGTGCCGCCCGCCGAGCGGGGCACCGTCCTCGTCGACGCCGACCGGGCGGCGGCCATCGCCGCCGCCGTCGCGCGCGCCGAGCCCGGCGACACCGTGCTCGTGGCGGGCAAGGGCCACGAACAGGGCCAGGACACCGCCGGTGTCGTACGCCCCTTCGACGACCGCACGGTGCTCCGCGCCGCGATCGAGCACCGAGCCGTGCTCGACCGGCCGGCCGTGCTCGATGAAACGACCCAGGTCCGACAGGCCGAGGTGAACCAGTGATCGCCCTTTCCCTCGCCGAGATCGCCGACATCACCGGCGGGCGGCCCCACGACATACCGGATCCGTCCGTCCAGATCACCGGACCCGTGGTCTACGACTCCCGTGAGGTCCGGCCGGGCAGCCTGTTCGCCGCCTTCGTCGGCGAGCGGGTCGACGGCCACGACTACGCGCAGCGCGCGGTGTCCGCCGGGGCCGTGGGCGTCCTCGCGACCCGGCCCGTCGGCGTACCGGCCATCGTGGTCCCCGACGTGGTGGCCGCCCTCGGAGCGCTCGCCCGGGCCGTGGTCACCCGCCTGGGCACCGACGTCGTGGCCCTCACCGGATCCGCCGGCAAGACCTCCACCAAGGACCTGATCGCGCAGGTGCTGCAGCACCACGCGCCGACCGTGTGGACCCCCGGGAACCTCAACAACGAGATCGGCCTGCCGATCACGACGCTGCGCGTCACCGAGGACACCCAGCACCTGGTCCTGGAGATGGGCGCCCGCGGCATCGGCCACATCCGCTACCTCACCGGACTGACGCCCCCGCGGATCGGTCTGGTCCTCAACGTCGGCACCGCCCACATCGGCGAGTTCGGCGGCCGCGAGCAGATCGCGCAGGCCAAGGGGGAGCTGGTCGAGGCCCTGCCGGCCGAGGCGGAGGGCGGCGTCGCCGTCCTCAACGCCGATGACCTGCTGGTTCGTGAAATGGCCGGGCGCACGAAGGCCCGTACGGTGCTGTTCGGTGAGGCCGAGGACGCCGAAATCCGGGCCACCGAAGTCCGCATGACGGACAGGGGGACGGCTTCCTTCACACTGCACACACCGACCGGGTGCAGCGACGTGACCTTGCGGCTGTACGGTGAGCACCACGTGTCGAACGCGCTCGCCGCGGCCGCCGTCGCCCATGTACTGGGCATGTCCGTACAGGAGATCGCCACCGCGCTCTCCGGGGCGGGCACGCTGTCCCGGTGGCGGATGGAGGTCACCGAGCGGGCGGACGGTGTGACGATCGTCAACGACGCCTACAACGCGAACCCCGAGTCCATGCGGGCCGCACTCCGCGCGCTCGCCGCGATGGGCGGGGCCGGCAAGGCGAACGGGGGACGCACGTGGGCGGTGCTCGGCCCGATGGCCGAGCTCGGAGACGACGCTCTCGCCGAGCACGACGCGGTCGGACGACTTGTCGTCCGGCTCAACGTGAGCAAGCTCGTCGCAGTCGGGGGCAGGGAAGCCTCCTGGCTGCAACTGGGCGCATATAACGAGGGTTCGTGGGGTGAGGAGTCGGTGCTCGTGTCCGACGCGCAGGCGGCGGTCGACCTGTTGCGCAGTGAACTGCGCCCGGGTGACGTCGTGCTGGTGAAGGCTTCCAGGTCGGCCGGTCTGGAGCGGGTGGCCCAGGGCCTTCTCGACAGCACTGTCGAGGGCGAGGTCGCCGACCGATGAGGCAGATCCTGTTCGCCGGTGTCATCGGCATGTTCCTCACCGTCATCGGCACCCCGCTGCTGATCAAGCTGCTCGCCCGCAAGGGCTACGGCCAGTTCATCCGCGACGACGGCCCCCGCGGCCACGCCGGGAAGAAGGGCACGCCCACCATGGGCGGCATCTCCTTCATCCTGGCGACGCTCATCGCGTACGCCCTGACGAAGGTCCTCACCGGTGAGGAGCCGAGCTTCTCGGGCCTGCTCGTCCTGTTCCTGATGGCCGGCATGGGCCTCGTCGGATACCTGGACGACTACATCAAGATCGTCAAGCGGCGTTCGCTGGGCCTGCGGGCCAAGGCGAAGATGTCCGGCCAGCTGATCGTCGGCATCGCCTTCGCGGTGCTGGCCCTCCAGTTCAAGGACTCGCGCGGGCTCACCCCGGCCTCCACCAAGCTGTCGTTCGTCACGGACTTCGGCTGGTCGATAGGTCCGGTGCTGTTCGTGGTGTGGGCGCTCTTCATGATCCTGGCGATGTCCAACGGCGTGAACCTCACCGACGGTCTCGACGGTCTCGCGACCGGCGCCGCCGTGATGGTCTTCGGCGCCTACACCTTCATCGGCGTCTGGCAGTTCCAGGAGTCCTGCGCCAGGGCCGGTGACCTCACCAACCCGAACGCCTGCTTCGAGGTGCGCGACCCGCTCGACCTCGCGGTCGTCGCCTCCGCCCTCATGGGCGCCTGCTTCGGCTTCCTGTGGTGGAACACCTCGCCCGCCAAGATCTTCATGGGTGACACCGGCTCGCTCGCCCTCGGCGGCGCGCTCGCGGGCCTCGCCATCTGCTCCCGCACGGAGTTCCTGATGGCGCTCCTCGGCGGCCTCTTCGTGCTCATCACGATGTCGGTCGTCATCCAGGTCGGTTCCTTCAAGATGACCGGCAAGCGGGTCTTCCGGATGGCGCCACTGCAGCACCACTTCGAGCTCAAGGGCTGGTCCGAGGTACTGGTCGTGGTCCGCTTCTGGATCATCCAGGGCATGTGCGTGATCGTTGGTCTCGGTCTCTTCTACGCGGGATGGGCAGCCGACAAGTGACGTCCTGGCAGGACAAGAACATCACCGTCGCCGGTCTCGGCGTGAGCGGCATCAGTGCCGCCCGCGCCCTGGCCGGCCTCGGCGCAGTGGTGACCGTCGTCGACAACGGTGACGGTGACGCGCACCGCGCCCGGGCCGCCGAGCTCGCGGCGGAGGGCATCACCGTCCGCCTCGGCCGCCTCGCGGACGGCGGGCACGCGGGCGAGGTCCTGCCCGAGGGCACCGAACTGGTCGTCACCTCGCCCGGTTGGAAGCCCGACAGCCCGCTGTTCGCGGCCGCCGCCGAAGCCGGCGTGGACGTGGTCGGGGACGTGGAGATCGCCTGGCTGCTGCGCGAGGTCGGCCAGGAGCGGCGCGCCGCGCGCTCCGGCGAGGACGGGGCCGCGGCGCCCCGCAGTGCCCCCGCCCCCTGGCTCGCCATCACCGGCACCAACGGCAAGACCACCACCACCCAGATGCTGGCGTCGATCCTGAAGGCCGCGGGCCTGCGCACCGCGGCCGTCGGCAACATCGGCACCCCGATCATCGACGTGGTGCTCGGCGAGCAGGAGTACGACGTGCTCGCCGTCGAACTCTCCAGCTACCAGCTGCACTGGGCGCCCTCGCTGCGCGTCCACTCGGCGGCCGTGCTCAACCTGGCCCCCGACCACCTCGACTGGCACGGCTCGATGCAGGCGTACACCGCCGACAAGGGCCGGATCTACGAGGGCAACACGGTCGCCTGCGTCTACAACGTCGCCGACCCGGCCACCGAGGACCTGGTCGTGGAGGCCGACGTCGAAGAGGGCTGCCGCGCGATCGGCTTCACCCTCGGCGCCCCCGGCCCCTCCATGCTCGGCGTCGTCGACGGCATCCTCGTCGACCGGGCCTTCGTGGAGAACCGGCAGAAGAACGCCCAGGAGCTCGCCGAGGTCACGGACGTCAACCCGCCGGCCCCGCACAACATCGCCAACG
Protein-coding sequences here:
- a CDS encoding transglutaminase family protein, whose amino-acid sequence is MSGRAKLTLFAALATLLTSWSLNPLVDSQAWLLQAALLLAVQSAVGAGARRVPLARTLTVAAQALVSLLVLAFLYAGKGESHGDGPLAYLVTDFGALFGQGIRDVGEFAIPAPLTDGIKLLLVSGVLLIGLLVDTLAVTLRTAAAAGLPLLALYSVASGLAGGGDASWFSFLLAGSGYLVLLLSEGRDRLAQWGRVFGASPRRGAADSGLGNGAGGQATAPVKFGRRIGAVTLGLALAVPAVLPSLGGGLLGGTQEDEESGGGAGGTISAVNPLVSLQSNLNAQDNRVILKYRTNSPQQGDQYLRILALDEFNGVKWEASGRALIDVPEELPAPPGLRAPVSGTAVEVTTNITAADYYTQRYLPMPYPATSVNIGGKWRFEPVGRTLVGDQLGRDRFQNVQGAQYMVRSLLLKPTAQQLQKAPEPDPAIRQEYTKLPDNLPPVVAERARQVTQGAKDDYTRAVKLQDYFAVNGGFRYNTRTASGTGPQAVARFLDDKEGFCVHFAFSMAAMSRSLGIPARVAVGFTPGEKQSDGNVNVSMRDAHAWPELYFEGVGWTRFEPTPRSGINVPDYSRAQTPATQPSAPAPLPSQSSAAPSTAPTATPECPPALKKLGECDTAAPAQKSGDGGGPSVTTVLGWVALAAAVLGLPLLPLLWRTRLRARRLATGEVLTAWRELGDTAWDAGVVPDGALSPRRTASRIVDLGRLEPEPAAAVHRVAGAVERTLYAPPGAEVSYPELADDVLLARTGLLASADRLPRLRALLLPRSAARISWALSARWSAVTSAVSARLTAARLTVARLRLPLRGRG
- a CDS encoding DUF58 domain-containing protein, encoding MSAGAPRGAGGPGDGGGLRASLSGLTTRGRSFLAAGIAAAACAYVLGQGELLRVGMLLALLPLICVYALHRTRFRVSGSRRLSPGRVPAGGEARVQLRMDNVSRLPTGLLMLQDRVPYVLGPRPRFVLDRVEPGGRREVSYRVRSDLRGRYPLGPLQLRLSDPFGLVELTRSFSTYDTLTVIPRTEPLPPVRLAGESNGYGDGSRRSLALAGDDDVIPRGYQRGDDLRRVHWRSTARYGELMVRREEQPQRSRATVLLDTRRLAFDGAGPDSAFEWAVSAAASSLVHVLEQGFSTRLLTDTGSSVPGEGGGGFSSGGQESAEAAGLMMDTLAVVGHSDGAGLSRAYDAVRSGGSGGFSGAGGDGLLIAFFGDLDDVQTELAAQMRQRTSGAVAFVLDSASWGGQPAPGHAVPPLEERLRRLRDAGWTALAAPPGVAFGELWRQAGTARAGTGTSGGRE
- a CDS encoding AAA family ATPase, yielding MTTYDDRASLADLTSTVERVRQSVESVIEGKPEVVRLALTVLLAEGHLLIEDVPGVGKTMLAKTLAKSIDCSVQRIQFTPDLLPSDITGVSIYDQQRREFEFKPGAIFAQIVIGDEINRASPKTQSALLESMEERQVTIDGTTYTLPSPFMVVATQNPVEMEGTYPLPEAQRDRFMARVSVGYPSPEAELQMLDVHGGVSPLDDLTSVAHAHEIVKLIEAVREVYVAEPVRRYVVDLVSATRTHPDLRLGASPRATLHLLRAVKASAALAGRDYALPDDVQALAAPVLAHRLLPTAQAQLNRRTAEQVIGEILQRTPVPAAHARGEMPPGAGTRSF
- a CDS encoding beta-class carbonic anhydrase, producing MAFFVRSHAGPCPAVTTTVVPMTTSASLPAESPSEASVGGSVTDRLVEANQRYAAQFSDPGMDAHPVLKVAVVACMDARLDLHKALGLELGDCHTIRNAGGVVTDDTIRSLTISQRALGTRTVILIHHTGCGLENLTEDFRHELEDEVGQRPAWAVEAFRDVDQDVRQSMQRVRTNPFLPHKDDVRGFVFDVHTGLLREIDPSS
- the rsmH gene encoding 16S rRNA (cytosine(1402)-N(4))-methyltransferase RsmH; this translates as MLQRCLDLLAPALERPGAVVVDCTLGLGGHSEALLTRFPEAHLIGLDRDKEALRLSGERLAPFGDRATLVHAIYADLAEVLDGLRIPAVQGILFDLGVSSMQLDEADRGFAYAQDAPLDMRMDQTTGISAAEVLNSYAPGELVRILRQYGEEKQAKRIVSAIVREREKEPFANSARLVELIRDSLPQAAKRTGGNPAKRTFQALRIEVNGELSGLERAIPAAVDRIAVGGRIAVLSYHSLEDRLVKQVFAAGATSTAPPGLPVVPEKYQPKLKLLTRGAELPTEEEIAENRRAAPARFRGVERIREARL